The following proteins are encoded in a genomic region of Longimicrobiaceae bacterium:
- a CDS encoding YIP1 family protein, with the protein MPDSAYTDSAAPAPLHRRVLQTFAAPGELFRGLREQAPWVGPLALSIAVGMLVVLAVPDQAFVEATEGAVNRRGRPVEITSDPETIVRYGRLMGMLVAVVRQPLAAFAFAGLLTLVFSLLLRGRARFLQYLAVTTHAFLITALGSLLAVLVAVLRGTEPEGITPALLPGIPAGTFLHRVLAGTDLFTVWAILFAALGVSMLDRNRSWGTASAILLGAYLAVVAALAALTA; encoded by the coding sequence GTGCCCGACTCCGCGTACACCGACAGCGCCGCGCCCGCCCCGCTCCACCGCAGGGTGCTCCAGACCTTCGCCGCACCCGGGGAGCTGTTCCGCGGCTTGCGCGAGCAGGCGCCCTGGGTGGGGCCGCTCGCCCTTTCCATCGCCGTGGGGATGCTGGTGGTGCTCGCCGTCCCGGACCAGGCGTTCGTGGAGGCCACGGAGGGCGCGGTGAACCGGCGGGGGCGCCCGGTGGAGATCACCTCCGATCCCGAGACCATCGTCCGGTACGGGCGCCTGATGGGGATGCTCGTCGCCGTGGTGCGCCAGCCGCTGGCCGCCTTCGCCTTCGCGGGCCTCCTGACGCTGGTCTTCAGCCTCCTGCTCCGCGGCCGCGCGCGCTTCCTCCAGTACCTGGCCGTCACGACGCACGCCTTCCTGATCACCGCGCTGGGGTCGCTGCTCGCAGTCCTGGTGGCGGTGCTCCGCGGCACGGAGCCGGAGGGGATCACCCCGGCGCTCCTCCCCGGGATCCCGGCGGGGACCTTTTTACACCGCGTGCTCGCCGGGACCGACCTGTTCACCGTGTGGGCCATCCTCTTCGCCGCGCTGGGGGTGAGCATGCTGGACCGGAACCGTTCGTGGGGAACGGCTTCCGCGATCCTGCTCGGCGCCTACCTCGCGGTCGTCGCCGCCCTCGCGGCGCTTACCGCCTGA